In one Ornithinimicrobium pratense genomic region, the following are encoded:
- a CDS encoding carbohydrate ABC transporter permease, which yields MSTTTRVQTSSSELNDPAALRLSGGQSLPPRSRRPKEGSGRRDGGVLVYLAALIVVALTLGPVLYAVLGGFRSNAQLAADPAGLPDPWVLDNYRRVITGSTFWTYAVNSLAIAVITTVVTVVAGLMAAYPLARYQFRWREPLFMVFVVGLLFPATVAIIPLFILVTRDLSMGNTWWGVALPQAAFALPMTIVILRPFLMAIPREMEEAAIMDGASRMQFFWRVLLPLSAPGAITVGVLAFVGSWNAYLLPLLLLRGDMKTLPLGVADFSSQYSSDTAGVFAFTTLAMVPALIFFLAMQKRIVNGLQGAVKG from the coding sequence AGACATCCTCTTCGGAGCTCAACGACCCGGCCGCGCTGCGGCTCAGCGGAGGGCAGAGCCTCCCGCCGCGGTCCCGTCGGCCCAAGGAGGGCAGCGGCCGCCGCGACGGCGGGGTGCTGGTCTACCTGGCGGCGCTGATCGTCGTCGCGCTCACCCTGGGCCCGGTCCTGTATGCCGTGCTCGGCGGCTTTCGCAGCAACGCCCAGCTGGCCGCCGACCCGGCCGGCCTGCCGGACCCGTGGGTGCTGGACAACTACCGCCGGGTGATCACCGGCAGCACCTTCTGGACCTATGCGGTCAACTCGCTCGCGATCGCCGTCATCACCACCGTGGTCACCGTGGTCGCCGGGCTGATGGCGGCCTACCCGCTGGCGCGCTACCAGTTCCGCTGGCGGGAGCCGCTGTTCATGGTCTTCGTCGTCGGCCTGCTCTTCCCGGCGACCGTGGCGATCATCCCGCTGTTCATCCTGGTCACCCGTGACCTGTCGATGGGCAACACCTGGTGGGGCGTCGCGCTGCCGCAGGCGGCGTTCGCGCTGCCGATGACCATCGTCATCCTGCGGCCGTTCCTGATGGCGATCCCACGGGAGATGGAGGAGGCGGCGATCATGGACGGCGCCTCCCGGATGCAGTTCTTCTGGCGGGTGCTGCTGCCGCTGTCGGCACCGGGCGCCATCACCGTCGGCGTGTTGGCCTTCGTCGGCTCCTGGAATGCCTACCTCCTGCCGCTGCTCCTGCTGCGCGGGGACATGAAGACCTTGCCGTTGGGTGTGGCCGACTTCTCCTCGCAGTACTCCTCCGACACCGCGGGCGTCTTCGCCTTCACCACCCTGGCGATGGTCCCGGCGCTCATCTTCTTCCTCGCGATGCAAAAGCGCATCGTCAACGGGCTTCAAGGAGCGGTCAAGGGCTGA
- a CDS encoding glycoside hydrolase family 3 N-terminal domain-containing protein, whose translation MTQTSSAAVPLQHAPPPTDVAELLAAMSLEEKLAQIVGFWDKGDGEAVAPLQGAFVEAQGLYDVAAQGLGHLTRVYGTRPVDPVERARWLWDFQRWLVGSTQHGIPALVHEECLTGLSAWRAATYPTPLAWGASFDPDLVGEVAGLVGETMRQLGVHQGLAPVLDVVRDPRWGRVEEAISEDPYLVATIGTAYVEGLQEQGVHATLKHFVGYSASQAGRNFAPVHAGPRELEDVLMVPFEMALVEGGARSVMHSYTEVDGVPVAADADLLTGVLRERWGFAGTVVADYFGVAFLHVLHRVAADLGEAAGQALLAGVDIELPTGDAYLAPLAAAVRSGAVDEALVDRACTRALEQKAELGLLGATFEDEPPTQVDLDGPRHRAAARRLAQESVVLLANDGTLPLTDPSRIAVIGPNADRLEALFGCYSFINHVIAQHPEVDAGIVAPTVHEALAAEWPGAVLQHVRGCEVDSEDASDIEEAVAAARGAEVAVVVVGDSSGLFGRATSGEGCDRDDLELPGVQRQLVEAVLATGTPVVLVLLTGRPYAVDWALEACSAVVQAFFPGEEGAGAIAGVVSGRVNPSGHLPVSLPRSAGSQPYTYLHPPLGGDSDVTNLSSRPALPFGHGLSYTTFEVGDLEVRAGSTAEAVEAQVRVTNTGERAGDDVIQLYARDLVASVTRPVAQLVGYARVTLDPGQSRVLTFSVPPTRLSFTGRDRRRVVEPGEFEIWAGDSVADRNMVRTITLEGGVHEVGLHEPRRTAVAISIHG comes from the coding sequence ATGACCCAGACCTCCAGCGCCGCTGTGCCGCTCCAGCACGCCCCGCCGCCCACGGACGTGGCCGAGCTGCTCGCCGCGATGAGCCTGGAGGAGAAGCTGGCCCAGATCGTGGGGTTCTGGGACAAGGGGGACGGGGAGGCGGTTGCCCCGTTGCAGGGCGCCTTCGTCGAGGCCCAGGGACTGTATGACGTGGCTGCACAGGGGCTGGGCCACCTCACCCGGGTCTACGGCACGCGTCCTGTGGACCCGGTGGAGCGGGCCCGGTGGCTGTGGGACTTCCAACGCTGGTTGGTCGGCTCGACGCAGCACGGCATACCCGCGCTGGTGCACGAGGAGTGCCTGACCGGGCTGTCGGCGTGGAGGGCCGCGACCTACCCGACTCCGCTGGCCTGGGGGGCCTCCTTCGACCCGGACCTGGTGGGCGAGGTAGCCGGTCTCGTCGGTGAGACGATGCGCCAGCTCGGGGTCCATCAGGGCCTGGCGCCGGTGCTCGACGTGGTCCGCGACCCGCGCTGGGGGCGGGTAGAGGAGGCGATCTCCGAGGACCCCTACCTGGTCGCCACGATCGGCACCGCCTACGTCGAGGGCCTGCAGGAGCAGGGGGTGCACGCGACGCTCAAACACTTCGTCGGCTACTCCGCCTCGCAGGCCGGCCGCAACTTCGCCCCCGTGCACGCCGGGCCGCGCGAGCTCGAGGACGTGCTCATGGTGCCCTTCGAGATGGCGCTGGTCGAGGGAGGGGCGCGGTCGGTCATGCACTCCTACACCGAGGTCGACGGTGTCCCCGTCGCCGCCGACGCGGACCTGCTGACCGGGGTGCTGCGCGAGCGGTGGGGTTTCGCCGGCACGGTCGTGGCCGACTACTTCGGCGTCGCCTTCCTGCACGTCCTGCACCGGGTCGCCGCCGACCTGGGGGAGGCGGCCGGGCAGGCGCTGTTGGCCGGCGTGGACATCGAGCTGCCGACCGGGGACGCCTACCTGGCCCCCCTGGCGGCCGCGGTCCGCTCCGGCGCGGTGGACGAGGCGCTGGTCGACCGGGCGTGCACCCGGGCGCTGGAGCAAAAGGCCGAGCTGGGGCTGCTGGGCGCCACCTTCGAGGACGAGCCGCCCACGCAGGTCGACCTGGACGGGCCGCGGCACCGGGCGGCGGCGCGGCGGCTGGCGCAGGAGTCGGTCGTGCTGCTGGCGAACGACGGGACCCTGCCGCTGACGGACCCTTCGCGGATCGCGGTCATCGGGCCCAACGCCGACCGCCTGGAGGCGCTCTTCGGCTGCTACTCCTTCATCAACCATGTCATCGCGCAGCACCCCGAGGTGGACGCGGGGATTGTCGCGCCGACGGTGCACGAGGCGCTGGCCGCGGAGTGGCCCGGGGCGGTGCTCCAGCACGTGCGCGGCTGCGAGGTCGACTCCGAGGATGCGTCCGATATCGAGGAGGCGGTGGCTGCGGCGCGGGGGGCCGAGGTTGCGGTCGTCGTCGTCGGGGACTCCTCAGGTCTCTTCGGCCGCGCGACCTCCGGGGAGGGGTGCGACCGGGACGACCTGGAGCTTCCCGGTGTGCAGCGGCAGCTCGTCGAGGCGGTCCTGGCCACGGGGACCCCCGTGGTGCTCGTCCTGCTCACCGGACGCCCGTATGCGGTGGACTGGGCGTTGGAGGCGTGCTCGGCGGTCGTGCAGGCGTTCTTCCCCGGCGAGGAGGGCGCAGGCGCTATCGCCGGGGTCGTCTCCGGGCGGGTCAACCCCTCCGGCCACCTGCCGGTCAGCCTGCCCCGCTCCGCCGGCAGCCAGCCCTACACCTACCTGCACCCGCCCCTGGGCGGGGACAGTGACGTCACCAACCTCTCCAGCCGCCCCGCCCTGCCCTTCGGCCACGGCCTGTCCTACACCACCTTCGAGGTAGGCGACCTGGAGGTTCGCGCCGGCTCGACCGCGGAGGCCGTGGAAGCGCAGGTCCGGGTCACCAACACCGGCGAGCGAGCGGGGGACGACGTCATCCAGCTCTACGCCCGCGACCTGGTCGCGTCCGTGACCCGGCCGGTCGCCCAGCTGGTCGGCTACGCCCGCGTCACGCTCGACCCGGGACAATCCCGTGTCCTGACCTTCAGCGTGCCGCCCACCCGCCTGTCCTTCACCGGCCGCGACCGCCGGCGCGTCGTCGAGCCCGGCGAGTTCGAGATCTGGGCAGGTGACTCGGTAGCCGACCGCAACATGGTGCGGACAATCACCCTGGAGGGCGGCGTGCACGAGGTGGGCCTGCACGAGCCCCGGCGGACCGCCGTCGCGATCAGCATCCACGGCTGA
- a CDS encoding LacI family DNA-binding transcriptional regulator gives MMTHGRIRMEDVARRAGVSVATVSKVVNGRYGVAASTTTRVHEVIAELGYETNLGARALRSSRTGILGVLVAEFEPFSTQLLKGVSSAMATSDYELLAFAGAIHGETVGWERRSLRRLGGTLVDGAIIVTPTVIEPGAAVPVVAIDPHTGNGDVPTVDSDNVGGARTAIEHLISLGHTRIGMIRGREDLESARLREKGFRQAMAAAGIEVDETLLATGSYRAESAVTPARLLLDRRDRPTAIFAANDLMGIRTVEVARSRGLRVPEDVSVIGFDNVPESALAQPALTTVAQPLAELGRTALDMLLTLLAGQNLEQTHVRLDTTLVERASTAPPTTDSASPA, from the coding sequence ATGATGACGCACGGGCGGATCCGGATGGAGGACGTCGCACGCCGGGCCGGCGTCTCGGTCGCGACCGTCTCCAAGGTGGTCAACGGTCGTTACGGCGTGGCCGCGAGCACCACTACCCGGGTCCATGAGGTCATCGCCGAGCTGGGTTACGAGACCAACCTGGGCGCCCGTGCCCTGCGCAGCTCGCGCACCGGCATCCTCGGGGTGTTGGTCGCCGAGTTCGAGCCGTTCAGCACCCAATTGCTCAAGGGCGTCTCCAGTGCGATGGCCACGTCGGACTACGAGCTGCTCGCCTTCGCCGGCGCCATCCACGGTGAGACGGTGGGGTGGGAGCGGCGCTCCCTGCGCCGCCTGGGGGGCACCCTGGTCGACGGGGCCATCATCGTCACCCCCACCGTCATCGAGCCGGGCGCCGCAGTGCCGGTCGTGGCCATCGACCCGCACACCGGCAACGGCGACGTGCCCACCGTCGACTCCGACAACGTCGGCGGCGCCAGGACAGCGATTGAGCACTTGATCTCGTTGGGACACACCAGGATCGGGATGATCCGTGGCCGTGAGGACCTCGAGTCCGCGCGACTGCGGGAGAAGGGTTTCCGGCAGGCGATGGCCGCCGCGGGGATCGAGGTGGACGAGACGCTGCTGGCCACCGGCTCCTACCGGGCCGAGTCCGCGGTCACCCCCGCCCGCCTGCTGCTGGACCGGCGCGACCGGCCCACCGCGATCTTCGCCGCCAACGACCTGATGGGGATCCGCACCGTCGAGGTCGCCCGATCACGCGGCCTGCGCGTCCCCGAGGACGTTTCGGTCATCGGCTTCGACAATGTCCCCGAGTCCGCCCTGGCGCAGCCGGCTCTCACCACCGTGGCGCAGCCGCTGGCCGAGCTCGGCCGCACCGCCCTGGACATGCTGCTCACCCTCCTGGCCGGGCAGAACCTGGAGCAGACCCATGTCCGCCTGGACACGACGCTGGTCGAACGGGCCTCGACGGCACCGCCCACGACCGACTCCGCCTCGCCCGCCTGA
- a CDS encoding ROK family transcriptional regulator: MPLVPTPAGPGVVLAHQSSVREANLGVVMHTVCAAPEPLSRAGVAASTGLTRSTVSRLVDELVAGGLVDEGQARLAGPGRPPTPLRPTRRVCAVGLQVNAAHVAARLIDLRGQVVAESRSEPDLVGSRPEEAFSLLAGHLTEVLADLPEGGRVIGAGMALPGVVDGAGERLLRAPNLDWRDVNPAEGLRGQLPGIPLSQGNEANLAAHAFAQPAPGRSGRHSHFVYVSGEIGIGGAVVTDSRVQTGLHGFAGEIGHLPFRPGEEPCPCGSDGCLERYAGRLAMTHRAGLPPATTLAELGRRAEEGHQASRAAIDLAAEALGVVLAGVLNLLDVPTVVLGGEIGDLAERIAPTVQERVRSRVMAAAWMPLEVVRDADDVAGATGGALLPLSDVVTRPARFLTP, translated from the coding sequence ATGCCCCTCGTCCCCACTCCGGCCGGGCCCGGTGTCGTCCTGGCCCACCAGTCCTCGGTGCGGGAGGCGAACCTCGGGGTCGTGATGCACACCGTGTGCGCAGCCCCGGAGCCGCTGTCGCGGGCTGGGGTCGCCGCGTCGACAGGGCTGACCCGCTCCACCGTCTCCCGACTGGTCGACGAGTTGGTCGCGGGCGGTCTGGTCGACGAGGGTCAGGCCAGGCTCGCTGGCCCGGGGCGGCCACCTACGCCCCTGCGCCCTACCCGCCGGGTTTGCGCCGTCGGTCTGCAGGTGAACGCCGCGCACGTGGCCGCGCGCTTGATCGACCTGCGTGGTCAGGTGGTTGCCGAGTCCCGCTCCGAGCCCGACCTCGTCGGCTCCCGACCCGAGGAGGCGTTCTCGCTGCTCGCCGGTCACCTCACGGAGGTCTTGGCGGACCTGCCGGAGGGTGGCCGGGTCATCGGGGCCGGGATGGCCCTGCCCGGTGTGGTGGACGGCGCGGGTGAGCGGCTCCTGCGCGCGCCCAACCTTGACTGGCGCGACGTGAACCCCGCCGAGGGGCTGCGGGGGCAGTTGCCCGGCATACCCCTCAGCCAGGGCAACGAGGCCAACCTCGCGGCGCACGCCTTCGCCCAGCCGGCCCCCGGACGGTCCGGCCGGCACAGCCACTTCGTCTACGTCTCCGGCGAGATCGGGATCGGCGGGGCGGTCGTGACCGACTCCCGGGTTCAGACCGGCCTGCACGGCTTCGCCGGCGAGATCGGGCACCTGCCCTTCCGCCCGGGGGAGGAGCCGTGTCCCTGCGGGTCGGACGGGTGCCTGGAGAGGTATGCCGGGCGGCTGGCCATGACCCACCGCGCCGGTCTGCCCCCAGCCACCACGCTGGCCGAGCTCGGCAGGCGTGCCGAGGAAGGGCACCAGGCGAGCCGCGCGGCCATCGATCTGGCGGCGGAGGCTCTTGGGGTGGTGCTGGCCGGTGTGCTCAACCTGCTCGACGTGCCGACGGTCGTGCTGGGCGGCGAGATCGGCGACCTCGCCGAGCGGATCGCCCCCACGGTGCAGGAGCGCGTGCGGTCCCGGGTGATGGCCGCGGCCTGGATGCCGCTGGAGGTGGTGCGCGACGCCGATGACGTCGCCGGTGCCACGGGCGGGGCGCTGCTGCCGCTGAGCGACGTCGTCACCCGCCCTGCGCGCTTCCTGACCCCCTGA
- a CDS encoding aldose-1-epimerase: MTVHGTVLTLQTGDYSAQVGQVGATLLSLTHRGHHLVDPVAADQLDDAWRGRTLVPWPNRVVGGRYAVEGTSYELPVNEHETGAALHGLAAFQRWDLVEHTTTSVTWALELPPSYGYPFQVRCQTTYTLGEDGLGLSIEGTNIGSAAAPFGAATHPYLTCAGRSVDECRLSLPAGAVLLADDNSSPTELMPVADADLDLSGDLSGPIPLAGLEVDHAFTDLPATWAVELTHPDAPGVRVDSDAPWVQLYTGDRIGRVAAAVEPMTCPPDAYNREPDAVLLLPGETRTLSLRISALAPQS; this comes from the coding sequence ATGACTGTCCACGGCACCGTGCTCACCCTCCAGACCGGTGACTACAGCGCGCAGGTCGGCCAGGTGGGGGCCACCCTGCTCTCGCTCACCCACCGAGGCCACCACCTCGTGGACCCCGTCGCCGCGGACCAACTGGACGACGCCTGGCGTGGCCGCACCCTGGTCCCTTGGCCGAACCGGGTGGTCGGCGGGCGGTATGCGGTGGAGGGCACCTCATACGAGTTGCCGGTGAACGAGCACGAGACCGGCGCGGCGCTGCACGGCCTGGCCGCGTTCCAGCGCTGGGACCTCGTTGAGCACACCACCACCAGCGTCACCTGGGCCCTGGAGCTGCCGCCGTCCTACGGTTACCCGTTCCAGGTGCGCTGCCAGACCACCTACACCCTGGGCGAGGACGGGTTGGGCCTGAGCATCGAAGGCACGAACATCGGCAGCGCCGCAGCCCCGTTTGGAGCCGCCACCCACCCCTACCTGACCTGCGCCGGGCGCTCGGTCGACGAATGCCGGCTGAGCCTGCCCGCCGGCGCCGTGCTGCTCGCTGACGACAACTCCTCCCCCACCGAGCTGATGCCCGTGGCCGACGCCGACCTTGACCTCTCCGGGGACCTCTCCGGGCCCATCCCCTTGGCGGGGCTGGAGGTGGACCATGCGTTCACCGACCTCCCGGCCACCTGGGCAGTCGAGCTCACCCATCCCGACGCACCTGGGGTCAGGGTGGACAGCGACGCCCCGTGGGTGCAGCTCTACACCGGTGACCGCATCGGCCGCGTGGCCGCCGCGGTGGAGCCGATGACCTGCCCACCGGACGCCTACAACCGCGAGCCCGACGCCGTCTTGCTGTTGCCAGGTGAGACCCGCACCCTCTCGCTGCGGATCAGCGCGCTGGCCCCGCAGTCCTGA
- a CDS encoding serine hydrolase produces the protein MPRPPQIEDLYAVVKPQQPAIAPDGGRVVYVRTSVLREEDRPHSELWEVGTDGSSPRRLTSGPADSSPVFSPDGSQVAFLRAADGPPQIWLLPCAGGDARQLTHLEWGAGEPVWSPDAAHIAFSAAVSPVGLAPGETASAPVVARDLFYQADGAGFIGGVRQHVHTVQVATGEVTQLTSGELHANAPVWAPDGRSVVFATGVGPDNDMTMTTTAHVVGLDRAGEAHQLPGIDRAYEVPVAFSPGGQLLCLGSAEPGSGHAELWLRSLDGTGRQDLTASIDRNVMAGAPGYPGATPAMLTEADLLVCFRDRGYTHLYRLREGQEPEVVIGGTTTVAGMSLTPDGQRAALVLATPESFGEVALLDLATGKVQELTDHRAALLADLDWVTPQERTFTAPDGTEIHGWLLRRPDVDGAGPLLLDIHGGPHNAWSGAADAEHLYHQVLAAAGWGVLLLNPRGSDGYGEAFYTAAVGSWGVADADDFLAPLDALVAEGVADPDRLAVTGYSYGGYMTCYLTSRDNRFAAAAPGGIVSDGRSVATTSDMGYFLAHLEMGALPWTDGEHLDQSSPIHLVDQVHTPTLILQGADDVRCPVSEAQRWFGSLRTRHVPSELVLYPGAAHLFILNGRPSHRADYNRRIVDWVHRHTCGADPVAPALEADHWEHRLSVLADRHEVPGAVLGILRLGAAPDGSDEVVAAAHGVLSRTTGHSVGADSVFQIGSITKVWTATLVMQLVEEGLLDLDAPVRDVLPELRLADEDVAARVTLRHLLTHTSGIDGDIFTDTGRGDDCLERYVAGLAGAAQLHPLGETFSYCNSGFNLAGRVVEKVTGKTWDTVLRERLITPLGLTRTGTLPEEALLYDAALGHERGEDQHVQPASVWGIPRSSGPAGLIHARVRDLLEFAAAHLRGGVGVDGTRILGTEQVRAMQEEQVRLPGRYDLGDSWGLGWIRFDWNGERLIGHDGNTIGQSAFLRVLPRAGVVVALLTNGGNTADLFRSLYGEIFHELADVELPAALRPRTGEVNLADASGTYERGAERIEIHQVDGARTLTSTDRHPLTEERDPVQAFELHPFDERTALIQAPAQQTWAPVTFYRAAGRRYVHHHLRATPEVVNEG, from the coding sequence ATGCCCCGCCCCCCGCAGATCGAGGATCTCTACGCCGTCGTCAAGCCGCAGCAGCCGGCCATCGCGCCGGACGGCGGCCGGGTCGTCTACGTCCGCACGAGCGTGCTGCGCGAGGAGGACCGTCCCCACAGTGAGCTGTGGGAGGTCGGCACCGACGGGTCATCGCCACGTCGGCTGACCTCCGGCCCGGCCGACAGCTCCCCGGTCTTCTCCCCCGACGGCTCCCAGGTCGCCTTCCTGCGCGCCGCGGACGGCCCGCCCCAAATCTGGCTCCTGCCCTGCGCCGGAGGTGATGCCCGCCAGCTGACGCATCTGGAGTGGGGGGCTGGGGAGCCGGTATGGAGCCCGGACGCCGCGCACATCGCGTTCAGCGCCGCGGTCTCCCCGGTGGGCCTGGCGCCGGGCGAGACGGCGTCGGCTCCCGTCGTGGCGCGCGACCTCTTCTACCAGGCCGACGGGGCCGGTTTCATCGGCGGTGTCCGGCAGCACGTGCATACCGTGCAGGTCGCCACCGGTGAGGTGACCCAGCTGACCTCCGGCGAGCTGCACGCCAACGCCCCTGTCTGGGCACCCGACGGTCGGTCCGTCGTCTTCGCCACCGGCGTGGGCCCCGACAACGACATGACGATGACGACCACCGCGCACGTCGTCGGCCTCGACCGCGCCGGTGAGGCCCACCAACTGCCCGGTATCGACCGCGCCTACGAGGTGCCGGTGGCGTTCTCCCCCGGTGGGCAGCTGCTGTGCCTGGGCTCGGCCGAACCGGGCAGCGGCCACGCCGAGCTGTGGCTGCGCAGCCTGGACGGGACGGGACGGCAGGACCTCACCGCGTCGATCGACCGCAACGTCATGGCCGGCGCCCCCGGATACCCCGGCGCCACCCCGGCGATGCTCACCGAGGCGGACCTGCTGGTCTGCTTCCGAGACCGGGGGTACACCCACCTCTACCGGCTGCGCGAGGGGCAGGAGCCCGAGGTGGTCATCGGGGGCACCACGACCGTGGCCGGGATGTCGCTGACCCCTGACGGGCAGCGGGCCGCCCTGGTCCTCGCCACGCCGGAGAGCTTCGGTGAGGTCGCCCTGCTGGACCTCGCCACGGGCAAGGTCCAGGAGCTGACGGACCACCGCGCGGCCCTGCTGGCCGATCTGGACTGGGTGACGCCGCAGGAGCGGACGTTCACCGCACCCGACGGGACCGAGATCCACGGCTGGCTCCTGCGCCGCCCGGACGTCGACGGGGCCGGGCCCCTGCTGCTGGACATCCACGGCGGGCCGCACAATGCGTGGTCGGGCGCTGCAGACGCCGAGCACCTGTACCACCAGGTGCTGGCCGCCGCGGGCTGGGGCGTGCTGCTGCTCAACCCGCGCGGCAGCGACGGCTACGGCGAGGCCTTCTACACCGCAGCCGTCGGCAGCTGGGGCGTCGCGGACGCCGACGACTTCCTCGCACCCCTGGACGCGCTGGTCGCCGAGGGAGTCGCCGACCCGGACCGGCTCGCGGTGACCGGCTACAGCTACGGCGGCTACATGACCTGCTACCTCACCTCACGGGACAACCGCTTCGCCGCCGCCGCGCCCGGGGGCATCGTGTCCGACGGCCGGAGCGTGGCGACGACCTCGGACATGGGCTACTTCCTGGCGCACCTGGAGATGGGTGCCCTGCCGTGGACCGACGGGGAGCACCTGGACCAGTCCTCTCCGATCCACCTGGTCGACCAGGTGCACACCCCGACCCTCATCCTGCAGGGTGCGGATGACGTGCGCTGCCCGGTGAGCGAGGCGCAGCGCTGGTTCGGCTCGCTGCGCACCCGGCACGTGCCCAGCGAGCTGGTGCTCTACCCCGGCGCCGCACACCTGTTCATCCTCAACGGCCGCCCATCCCACCGGGCCGACTACAACCGCCGCATCGTCGACTGGGTGCACCGCCACACCTGCGGGGCCGACCCAGTCGCGCCCGCGCTCGAGGCAGACCACTGGGAGCACCGGCTCTCGGTGTTGGCGGACCGGCACGAGGTGCCGGGCGCGGTGCTTGGCATACTCCGCCTCGGAGCCGCACCGGACGGGTCGGACGAGGTGGTCGCGGCAGCGCACGGCGTGCTCAGCCGGACAACCGGGCACTCGGTGGGTGCGGACTCCGTCTTCCAGATTGGCTCGATCACCAAGGTGTGGACCGCGACCCTGGTCATGCAGCTGGTCGAGGAGGGCCTGCTCGACCTGGACGCGCCGGTGCGGGACGTGCTGCCCGAGCTGCGGCTCGCGGACGAGGACGTGGCCGCGCGAGTCACCCTGCGTCACCTGCTGACACACACCAGCGGCATCGACGGCGACATCTTCACCGACACCGGCCGGGGTGACGACTGCCTCGAGCGGTACGTCGCGGGGCTGGCCGGCGCCGCCCAGCTGCACCCGCTCGGGGAGACATTCTCCTACTGCAACTCCGGCTTTAACCTCGCCGGCCGGGTGGTGGAGAAGGTCACCGGCAAGACGTGGGACACCGTCCTGCGGGAGCGGCTCATCACGCCGCTGGGATTGACCCGCACCGGCACCCTGCCAGAGGAGGCGCTGCTCTACGACGCGGCGCTGGGGCACGAACGCGGCGAGGACCAGCACGTGCAGCCGGCCTCCGTCTGGGGTATCCCCCGCTCCTCAGGTCCGGCCGGGCTCATCCACGCCCGAGTGCGCGACCTGCTCGAGTTCGCCGCCGCCCACCTCCGCGGCGGTGTGGGCGTCGACGGGACCCGCATCCTGGGGACCGAGCAGGTCCGCGCGATGCAGGAGGAGCAGGTCCGCCTGCCCGGCCGCTACGACCTCGGCGACTCCTGGGGGCTGGGCTGGATCCGTTTCGACTGGAACGGTGAGCGGCTGATCGGCCACGACGGCAACACCATCGGCCAGTCCGCCTTCCTGCGGGTGCTGCCCCGGGCCGGTGTCGTCGTCGCCCTCCTGACCAACGGCGGCAACACGGCCGACCTCTTCCGCTCCCTCTACGGTGAGATCTTCCACGAGCTGGCCGACGTCGAGCTGCCCGCGGCCCTGCGGCCCCGGACGGGCGAGGTGAACCTGGCTGATGCCTCCGGGACCTACGAGCGCGGTGCGGAGCGGATCGAGATCCACCAGGTCGACGGGGCGCGCACGCTCACCTCGACCGACCGGCACCCGCTGACCGAGGAGCGCGACCCAGTGCAGGCCTTCGAGCTGCACCCCTTCGACGAGCGCACCGCCCTCATCCAGGCACCGGCTCAGCAGACCTGGGCCCCGGTGACGTTCTACCGGGCGGCCGGTCGTCGCTACGTCCACCATCACCTGCGGGCCACGCCGGAGGTGGTGAACGAGGGATAG
- a CDS encoding M20 family metallopeptidase yields the protein METAVMVQDLRTLVECESPSGDVAATTRCAEVVAELGERWLGAPPQVLRTGERVALLWSWEGPQRRLVLGHLDTVWPMGTLARWPFTHDAQRASGPGCFDMKAGIVQAMHAIASLEDPSGLALLLTSDEEIGAPDSRSLIEQVAQGMSAVYVPEASAAGALKVERKGVSLYAVQVAGRAAHAGLEPELGVNASIELAHQVLAVAGLQDLSAGTTVTPTVLSAGTTTNTVPAAGQIRVDVRARTEAEQDRVDAAMRALRPVLDGASLTIEGGKNRPPLERRRSEALLARAVHAYRELGFGELGAVAVGGASDGNFTAGLGIATLDGLGAVGDGAHAEGEWVSVPDLPRRARLLAALVRPDEAAR from the coding sequence ATGGAGACGGCCGTCATGGTGCAGGATCTGCGCACCCTGGTGGAGTGCGAGTCGCCGTCGGGGGACGTCGCGGCCACGACGCGCTGCGCAGAGGTCGTCGCTGAGCTGGGGGAGCGATGGCTCGGCGCCCCGCCCCAGGTCCTGCGCACCGGTGAGCGCGTCGCCCTGCTCTGGTCCTGGGAGGGCCCACAGCGCCGGCTCGTCCTGGGTCACCTGGACACGGTGTGGCCGATGGGGACCCTGGCGCGCTGGCCCTTCACCCACGACGCCCAACGCGCGAGCGGCCCCGGGTGCTTCGACATGAAGGCGGGCATCGTCCAGGCGATGCACGCCATCGCCAGCCTGGAGGACCCCTCCGGGCTGGCGCTGCTGCTCACCTCGGACGAGGAGATCGGCGCCCCCGACTCGCGCTCCCTGATCGAGCAGGTGGCGCAGGGGATGAGCGCGGTCTACGTCCCCGAGGCCAGCGCCGCTGGCGCCCTGAAGGTGGAGCGCAAGGGGGTCTCCCTGTATGCGGTGCAGGTCGCCGGTCGCGCCGCGCACGCGGGGCTGGAGCCTGAGCTGGGCGTCAACGCCAGCATCGAGCTCGCCCACCAGGTACTGGCCGTCGCTGGCCTCCAGGACCTCTCGGCCGGCACCACCGTTACCCCGACCGTGCTGTCGGCCGGCACGACCACCAACACCGTCCCGGCGGCGGGCCAGATCCGGGTGGACGTGCGTGCCCGCACCGAGGCGGAGCAGGACCGCGTCGACGCAGCCATGCGTGCGCTGCGGCCCGTCCTGGACGGAGCCTCGCTCACGATCGAGGGCGGCAAGAACCGGCCACCCCTTGAGCGGCGCCGCTCCGAGGCACTGCTCGCGCGCGCCGTGCACGCCTACCGCGAGCTGGGGTTTGGCGAGCTCGGCGCCGTCGCAGTCGGTGGGGCGTCGGACGGCAACTTCACCGCCGGACTGGGCATCGCGACCCTGGACGGACTGGGTGCGGTGGGCGACGGGGCGCACGCCGAGGGGGAGTGGGTCTCGGTGCCCGACCTGCCGCGACGGGCTCGGCTGCTTGCCGCGCTCGTCCGACCCGACGAGGCAGCGCGGTGA